TTATGCGACACTGCAATGCTTCATACTTAGCCAGCACAGAGTTTCAGCACAGATAATCTAGTGTAAAGCAAAACAATCTACATTTAATCCCTTTTTGtatgttaaattaataaatgcagtTAAACGGCATGATGATTGTTGCCCTACCTGACTGTTGAAATgctgttaaaattaaaattgctTCTGTTCCATTGTAAAATTGGGGTTTAAATTTGATAATCTTTACTAGTGATATTTTTCTGTCAACATTAAGGTTTTAGTGGATATATAAAAACTTGAAGGATGAAAAGCTGAATTACCTTTGTGCTGAGTTTGATAACATgtcattaaataataaacaatttaagTCCGTGGTGATCTGCTCTCCCTTGTTTTATAGGGCATCATGTTGGTTTATGACATCACAAATGAGAAGTCTTTTGAGAACATAAAGAACTGGATAAGGAACATTGAAGAGGTGAGTAACTAAAATAAAGCATAATACTATTTTTCCCAATTCACTAAatgtagtattaataataatatatttaaaacacataacaTATGTTATAATGTCCTGACATTAACATAATTAACATATACTGGTAGTAGTAGgtaggaagaaagaaaaaataaatgtagccgTTCAAGATGTTTGTTGATCTATGTTTGCTTCTTATGTTGCATTGTGCTGTGATCAATGCCACTGTGCAGTGTGCTGCCACCTGTTGCCTTCAAATGGTATTGCAGTTCATTTTCATTGTGAGAAGCCTTGAAACGGTAACTAAAAGGTTTCAGGGAAGAAGGTGCTAGAATAAGACCTTTGCAGTCTGGTTCAGCCTGTAACATGCAGATATTAAGTTTCTAACAATAGAAACAACGTTAGTGTGGTAGTGCTTTATTCAGTCCTGAGGACTTTTTCACATTCAAATACTTGTTCAGATATACACAATGTATCAATATGTTGTGTTGCTTCCTTAGTGGTTTGTCATTTTTGGCTTACATGTCAAAAACAAACAGagcctgtaaaatgaaaaatgtgaaatttgtTAGGACTATTGGATGTCAACTGTAGATGTTAGTCCAATGTGTAATTATACAGAAGTACAGTATGCGTAGATAATAAAATtcaaaatcttttcaaatgttATGGGTTCTCTGATTGTTTACAAGCATTCCAAATAAGATGTATGAACGTCTTCAttctttgaaacattttttttttgtattataaaaatacaaaggaaGATCGAAGCAGTAAAATCATGTTTTCTCTTATTCTCCCTCCCTGACAGCATGCCTCTTCAGATGTTGAGAGGATGATCCTTGGTAACAAATGTGACATGAACGACAAAAGACAAGTgtcaaaagaaagaggagaaaaggTAAGACTTCATTTTTGATCCCTGGTGCTagtattacactgtatttattatcCCTTGCTGGGCAATCTAAAGAAACTGTTATCTCATTGTGCGGATACTCTTGGAGGAGGGCTGGAAGATCTTGGGTCTTGTTTCAGCTTGTTGGCCTCTGGCCAGGTCATCAATGGAAATGGGTTCTCTTTACCTTGTTACATAAAAGCATTGACTTTGTCTAACCATTGTTCCCTTGTGTTTCTTACAGCTAGCAATAGATTACGGAATTAAATTCATGGAAACGAGCGCCAAATCAAGCATAAACGTGGAAGAGGTAAGAAAGGTGGTGCTCGTCAAAACTGAACACACCCAACTGTTGCTTCACTCTGCTCTTCATTGCCTGCTTGAGCGGCCTTGTTTGTTCCATCAAGATTACATCTCTCTGTCTGAATAGTACACTGTGTTTTACATGTTTGAGATTTTAAGTGGTGCCCTGCATGGTGTCGGCTGCGGATGATTTACCTCCGAGGCCTCACCTGAACTGGACCTTGTCTCCAGGGTTATGTCGCTGGAAACATTCATTGAATATCCttgtctgttttaaaattcaCTACATGATGTGTTGTTAACTGTATGTTTTCTTCATAGGGATTCTACACACTTGGAAGAGACATTATGACGAGACTTAACAGAAAAATGGCAAGTGTATTGCGAAGGATAATGATATATTTACGTTTAAAGTGGGATTGTCAATCCTGTCATTATTAGGAGAGTATGCTGTTGCttgcagttttgtaaaatgttgtcaaGGCTTAGGCATTAAAGCCcagttctgctttgttttttcttgattGCTTTTATCTAAGgcctttgttttaatatttcctttttttccctaATAGAATGACAACAGCGCATCAGGTGGAGGGGGTCCTGTGAAAATAACAGAGAGCCGGTCAAAGAAGAGCAGCATCTTCCGATGTACATTACTGTGATGAACGTCTTATAATAGACTAGAACAACCTTTTCTGCTTCTCTGAAAGCACAATCTTGCTCAGCCTAAGAATGAAATTCCATTGGATGCTGCTGAGAGCTATGTATTCTGCAGACCACGACAACTAAAATCTCATATTAATATTGCAAAAAACATTAACAGGTTCAAAATCCCACTGAACACTTAGTATCATAAACCATGGGAATCAACAGTAAGAAGTGGAGGCTCGTGCttggaaatgtctttttttttttttttttttgtattacaaaattCTTTTTGTAACCAGGATTGTTGTCCATTTTACAGCAGCGGCTTCTGTCGTTTTAACTTTGCACGTTGGTTGCGAGTCTCGCGGAAGAATGTTGCACCCTGTTTCACCCTGTGTCCCTGTATGTTCATGTCTGCATTTTCCTTTCTGTGAAAGATGTTCTCTGTTTTCCTAAGCATACGTGTTCTAGaatatttatgaaacaaaatgtgtcttaaaCCAAGACTCTCACCATGAACAAAAACTGTGGCTAGAAAACCCCTTTTAAGGTCATGGCTTTGGAGCTGATCTCCACAATAGCAAGCCAATAAACAACATGAAGAGAGCCACAGTTTGGTAATGCAGGACATGTTTAGGAGGAGGTGTAGCACAGGTGTGCAAGAGAGTATTTAATGTTCACAGTAAGCCATGTAATTCTCAACTTTACGTAAACTCCAAACTCTTGGCATCCCATCAATCCCTTGTACTGAAGCTGACTGAGCCTGTGAACTACAACTTTGTAGACAGtagttgtaaaaataacaacatctaagatttacttttttttttttttttacctggctaTTTAGTAGATCTTCCATTGCTCAGTGGCCTACGttactatattttgtattgctcAATGTGTAAATTTAGGTAAAAAGGGTATTGCATCCTATTTTAATAAGTAGTGGGGCTAATACTTTAAAACTTGGGTATGTTCTTTCCAATATGCCCAAAGCCAATTGCATATCATTTGTACTTCTTTTAATTGAAGGATGGTTTTAGGGCTGGTAGCTGTATTTAGTTCAGTTGTagtaaaacattaagaaaagcaGGCAACGATGAAGGCTGTTCTTGTGGCTTAATTCaatttcaaatttgtttttaaatgtgtgatttAATCCTTACAAGTTTTGAGCTATGCAGTGAGCTGTGtaagaaaataatgcattttttgagATAGTAAAAGTTTTTGAAAGTTTAAAACATACAGGGTTTAATAGAAGAGTTTCCGTAAGCGTTCATagagtactgtatttattctatGAGTGAGTgccatcctcatgagtgaaataactgTAGCACTCTATGCACATTCATGGGGTATTCTTTATATGTAGTGCAAtgtggaaaaagaaaatatgacCAATGATTAAACTGCTGAATGCAGAGAAATACTTTCCTTAGATTTAAGCTCTGAATCTGCAAGTGAATCATTCACTACTGTTGAAAAAATGAATTTTTGGAAGACACATACAGTTGGCAGTATAATCATGGGACATGTCACCTTCCAACATTATATTTAGATTCCTCTATATTTGCGGAGGTGAGATTCCCAAGGTGTCACAGTACATGTCTGGTCACATAAACCCAGGAATTGGTTCAAATGATTGTTACTGCAATAGCACAAGAAAGGAGCATCTTGGTGAATGTGATACACCCTAGCAGCTCTTTAGTGAAACGTCTCCGTTCAAGGGCTTTTTTCCTCCCCTGCTTTGTAAATCTGTCTGCTCAGTTCTGTTACAACTTGTATGGAGTCAGATTAAATTGGGTAGCGAATGTAAAGCAGTGTTGTTGAACCCAAAGCAGAGCCTGTGAAGATTATAGACCAAGGGTGTTTTTGTCGCTCAACCAAGATGTGAATATTTACACGTGTCATTTTTTAAgcctttttttgttctgttttatgtttgttaatTACTGggtttcttattttctttctttctttaaattaaGAATTTTAGTTCTAACTAGTTGTCCAAGCACACACTTTTTGTTATTtcaatgtcctttttttattaagCTGTTCACTGAAACTTGCCTTGCTTTTAGAACCTGTTCCTATGTTGTTAGTGTCCAGTTGAGCAGAGGTTTGTACAAGTGCTTCTTGAAGCAGGATGGAGCGTGTATACATTAATGCTAATTTCTTACAATTAATTACGTtagattgtgtatatatatattttaagtgagACCATAGGAAAACCACTTTAATGCATGCTTAAAATTCTTGTAGCTACGGCATTGTTGAATAATAATGCGTTACTgataattgtatcttttttttttaagtaaatatatgCGAGTTATGCACAGCAGGGGATATGTTTTATTCGcctatgtgcattttttaaagaattttaaattaatacaactattgtgtattgtttacaaagaaaaaacaaacatttgcagcAGTATTAATTGTCTCATTGGCTGCACTTTATTTCTCGTGTTTTCTTGAGTAAAAGGTGCATCTTTCAATACAAGTGAATGTGAAACACAGAGAAGGGTAAATTGGTGTCAGATGTTGTGTATACTGTAGGAATCAATGAAACAGTACCTTGTTTTTATCAAGTGAGTATTTGACTTATCAGTTCTCTTACTTTTATGATTacgctttgtttttatttcaagggTATGAGAgaatatccttggctgtgttcaATTGCAATGACACCTTGTAAAATATCAGTGTCGTCTTTAAACCTCGCAAGAATTGCCGAGATCTAATTTGCTTGTAGACCCTTGAGCCCCTTCCTAGATGAATCACACAAACCTACTCCAATTTTACTCCATTATGAGCAAACGACCATGGTCAAATTAGGCTGCCTGTCATACAACCCAGTGAAATGACAGTCATGTTAACTGTTGAAGATTTGTAGTGTGACAATATTCTGCCATTAGTGAACATTTACCCCACGTAAAGAATTAGATTTTATAGAATCTGTGAGCTTGAGAaagtttaattgtattttg
This window of the Polyodon spathula isolate WHYD16114869_AA chromosome 24, ASM1765450v1, whole genome shotgun sequence genome carries:
- the LOC121299133 gene encoding ras-related protein Rab-8B, with protein sequence MAKTYDYLFKLLLIGDSGVGKTCLLFRFSEDAFNTTFISTIGIDFKIRTIELDGKKIKLQIWDTAGQERFRTITTAYYRGAMGIMLVYDITNEKSFENIKNWIRNIEEHASSDVERMILGNKCDMNDKRQVSKERGEKLAIDYGIKFMETSAKSSINVEEGFYTLGRDIMTRLNRKMNDNSASGGGGPVKITESRSKKSSIFRCTLL